Proteins from one Salvelinus sp. IW2-2015 linkage group LG32, ASM291031v2, whole genome shotgun sequence genomic window:
- the LOC111956708 gene encoding prostaglandin G/H synthase 2 — MNKVVCIILLLTVGLYFCEGVDPCCAQPCENRGLCNSKGFDNYECDCTRTGYYGKNCTTPEFLTWIKISLKPAPNTVHYILTHYKGLWNVINKITFVRNAIMSYVLTSRSHLVDSPPTYNADYGYKSWEAYSNLSYYTRTLPPLPKDCPTPMGTAGRAVLPDAKLVVEKVLLRKRFIPDPQGSNLMFAFFAQHFTHQFFKSDLKKGPAFTKALGHGVDLNHVYGDSLERQHKLRLFKDGKLKYQVLNGEVYPPLVREVGAEMHYPPQVPEEHRFAVGHEHFGLVPGLMMYATIWLREHNRVCDVLRQEHPEWDDERIFQTTRLILIGETIKIVIEDYVQHLSGYHFQLKFDPELLFNQRFQYQNRIAAEFNTLYHWHPLMPDTFSIEDRAYTYPQFVFNNSLVTEHGINNLVESFTKQIAGRVAGGRNLPPALVGVAAKALEHSRDMRYQSLNAYRKRFNMRAYTSFEDLTGETELAAELESLYGDVDAVELYPGLLVERPRPNAVFGETMVEMGAPYSLKGLLGNPICSPEYWMPSTFGGSVGFDIVNTASLERLVCSNVKGSCPMVSFQVPDFLRAFESASVNTSEAHLRDMSPGVVFKERTLEL, encoded by the exons ATGAATAAAGTAGTCTGTATAATTTTGCTCTTGACTGTGGGGCTCTATTTCTGCGAAGGAG TTGATCCTTGCTGTGCACAGCCTTGTGAAAATAGGGGGTTATGTAATTCAAAAGGCTTTGACAACTATGAGTGCGACTGCACAAGGACTGGATATTATGGAAAGAACTGCACAACTC CTGAATTCCTAACATGGATTAAAATATCATTGAAACCAGCTCCGAACACTGTTCACTACATCCTTACTCACTACAAAGGGTTGTGGAACGTCATCAACAAGATCACCTTTGTGAGAAACGCTATAATGAGCTATGTCCTGACAT CCCGCTCACATTTGGTGGACAGCCCACCGACTTACAATGCTGATTATGGCTACAAGAGCTGGGAGGCCTACTCCAACCTGTCTTACTACACACGGACGCTCCCCCCATTGCCAAAGGACTGCCCTACACCTATGGGAACCGCAG GAAGAGCAGTGCTCCCAGATGCCAAGCTTGTGGTGGAGAAGGTTTTGTTGAGGAAGCGGTTTATTCCGGATCCTCAGGGTTCCAATCTCATGTTCGCCTTCTTCGCCCAGCACTTCACCCACCAGTTCTTCAAATCAGACTTAAAGAAAGGACCAGCTTTCACCAAAGCCTTGGGCCATGGT GTGGACTTAAACCATGTTTATGGAGACAGTCTGGAGAGACAGCACAAGCTGAGGCTGTTCAAGGATGGCAAACTGAAGTATCAGGTTTTGAATGGCGAGGTCTATCCCCCATTGGTAAGGGAGGTTGGGGCCGAGATGCACTACCCACCCCAAGTGCCCGAGGAGCACCGCTTCGCTGTGGGCCACGAGCATTTTGGCTTGGTCCCCGGCCTCATGATGTATGCCACCATCTGGCTGCGTGAGCACAACCGCGTCTGTGACGTCCTGAGGCAGGAGCATCCCGAATGGGACGACGAACGCATCTTCCAGACCACACGCCTCATCCTAATTG GCGAGACCATTAAGATCGTGATCGAGGACTATGTCCAGCACCTGAGTGGCTACCACTTCCAGCTCAAGTTCGACCCGGAGCTCCTCTTCAACCAGCGTTTCCAGTACCAGAACCGTATCGCAGCCGAGTTCAATACCCTGTACCACTGGCACCCGCTGATGCCTGACACCTTCAGCATTGAGGACCGTGCCTACACCTACCCCCAGTTTGTCTTCAACAACTCCCTGGTCACAGAGCACGGCATCAACAACCTGGTGGAGTCCTTCACCAAGCAGATTGCTGGAAGG GTGGCTGGTGGACGGAACCTGCCCCCTGCACTAGTGGGCGTGGCAGCTAAGGCCCTGGAGCACAGCAGAGACATGCGTTACCAGTCCCTCAACGCCTACAGGAAACGCTTCAACATGAGGGCCTACACCTCCTTTGAGGACCTCACAG GAGAGACAGAGCTGGCTGCAGAACTAGAGAGTCTATATGGGGACGTAGATGCTGTGGAGCTGTACCCAGGCCTTCTGGTGGAGCGCCCCAGACCTAACGCTGTTTTCGGGGAGACTATGGTCGAGATGGGTGCACCCTACTCCCTGAAAGGTCTCCTGGGAAACCCCATTTGCTCGCCGGAATACTGGATGCCCAGCACGTTCGGAGGGAGTGTGGGCTTTGACATCGTCAACACTGCTTCATTGGAGAGGCTGGTGTGCAGCAATGTCAAGGGCTCTTGTCCGATGGTGTCCTTTCAAGTGCCTGATTTTTTGAGAGCATTTGAGTCGGCGTCAGTCAACACAAGTGAGGCACACCTGAGGGACATGAGCCCAGGTGTTGTGTTCAAAGAAAGGACTTTAGAGCTTTAA